One segment of Macrotis lagotis isolate mMagLag1 chromosome 1, bilby.v1.9.chrom.fasta, whole genome shotgun sequence DNA contains the following:
- the LOC141489749 gene encoding olfactory receptor 51L1-like: MNLFNNSDFRPLLLTGFPGLEASHPQISVLFCVLYLIAIIGNSLILVVIWKAQSLHEPMYYFLSMLAASDLGLCATTLPTLLKLFWLNARQIAFDSCLVQMFFIHVFSLMESGILLTMAFDRYIAISDPLHYTSILTNATITKIGFGLILRATAVILPGPFLIKRLKFCKANVLSHSYCLHPDIIKLSCSDHRINSIYGLIIILITFGVDSVLILLSYLRILITVLGIASHEEQLKALNTCVSHICAVLLVYIPMLGVSIIHRFGKHVPPVIHIIMGYVYLLVPPVLNPIVYCIKTHEIRTRILRLCWTK, from the coding sequence atgaacttATTCAACAACAGTGACTTCAGACCCTTGCTTCTGACTGGCTTTCCAGGGCTAGAGGCTTCACATCCACAGAtctctgttctcttctgtgtTCTTTACCTGATTGCAATTATAGGGAATAGTTTAATCCTGGTGGTGATCTGGAAAGCACAGTCACTTCATGAACCAATGTACTATTTCCTTTCCATGTTAGCTGCCAGTGATCTAGGCCTTTGTGCCACCACCCTACCCACCCTACTCAAGCTCTTCTGGCTCAATGCCCGCCAGATTGCTTTTGACTCTTGCCTGGTTCAGATGTTCTTCATTCATGTCTTTTCCCTCATGGAGTCCGGCATCCTGCTGACCATGGCTTTTGATCGATATATAGCAATCTCCGACCCACTCCACTATACATCCATCTTGACCAATGCTACCATTACCAAGATTGGCTTTGGACTAATACTTAGGGCAACTGCAGTCATCCTGCCAGGACCATTCCTCATCAAGAGACTGAAGTTCTGTAAGGCTAATGTCCTTTCCCACTCCTACTGCCTTCATCCAGATATTATCAAACTCTCCTGCTCTGACCACCGTATCAATAGCATCTATGGtctcatcatcatcctcattacTTTTGGTGTAGACTCTGTGCTCATTCTTCTCTCCTATTTGAGAATCCTGATCACAGTGTTGGGAATCGCTTCCCATGAGGAACAGCTCAAGGCTTTAAACACCTGTGTTTCCCACATCTGTGCTGTCTTGCTGGTCTACATCCCTATGCTGGGGGTATCCATCATTCACCGTTTTGGGAAACATGTCCCACCTGTGATTCATATCATCATGGGCTATGTTTACCTACTGGTCCCACCTGTGCTCAACCCCATTGTTTACTGCATCAAAACTCATGAGATTCGTACCCGCATCCTCAGGCTTTGTTggacaaaataa